In a genomic window of Nodosilinea sp. E11:
- a CDS encoding carbon-nitrogen hydrolase family protein: MRAYRVAAVQMTSVPDLAKNLAQAEELIDLAVRQGAELISLPENFSFLGDEDAKIAQAETISQASEAFLKTMAQRYQVTLIGGGYPVPAKEGKVFNTALLVSPEGQELLRYEKVHLFDVNLPDGNTYRESNTVISSHLLPDVFPSKDFGILGLSVCYDVRFPELYRHLSQQGAEVLVVPAAFTEFTGKDHWQVLLQARAIENTCYVIAPAQTGFHNARRQSHGHAMIIDPWGMVLADAGVEKGVAIAEITPDRIAQVRRQMPSLSHRVFP; this comes from the coding sequence ATGAGAGCGTATCGGGTCGCCGCCGTTCAGATGACTAGTGTGCCAGATTTGGCTAAAAATTTGGCCCAGGCCGAAGAATTGATTGATTTGGCGGTGCGTCAAGGGGCAGAGCTGATTAGTTTGCCCGAAAACTTTTCGTTTTTGGGCGATGAAGACGCCAAAATTGCCCAGGCTGAGACCATCAGCCAGGCCAGCGAAGCCTTTCTCAAAACCATGGCCCAGCGCTATCAAGTCACCCTGATTGGCGGTGGCTATCCCGTCCCGGCGAAAGAGGGCAAGGTGTTCAATACAGCCCTGCTGGTTTCGCCCGAGGGTCAAGAGCTGCTGCGCTACGAAAAAGTGCACCTGTTTGATGTCAACCTGCCCGACGGTAACACCTACCGCGAGTCAAACACAGTAATCTCTAGCCATCTGCTGCCCGATGTCTTTCCCTCTAAAGACTTTGGTATTTTGGGCCTTTCGGTGTGCTACGACGTGCGCTTTCCAGAGCTGTACCGCCATCTATCGCAGCAGGGGGCCGAGGTGCTGGTGGTGCCCGCTGCCTTTACTGAGTTCACGGGCAAAGACCACTGGCAGGTGCTGTTACAGGCCCGCGCCATCGAAAATACCTGTTATGTGATCGCCCCGGCCCAAACCGGATTCCATAACGCTCGCCGTCAGTCCCACGGGCACGCCATGATTATCGACCCCTGGGGTATGGTGCTGGCCGACGCTGGCGTTGAGAAGGGCGTTGCGATCGCCGAAATCACCCCCGATCGCATTGCCCAGGTGCGACGCCAGATGCCCTCTTTATCCCACCGTGTTTTCCCCTAG
- a CDS encoding TetR/AcrR family transcriptional regulator, producing the protein MVEKTSSGKLERLPLSRERILQTALRLADEGGLESLSMRKLAKALGVKAMSLYNHITNRDDLIDGIVDSVVSEIEVPNPGADWKMAMRQRAISAHEVLLRHPWATMPLVSRINVGPAMLRYVDSTLGCLKEAGFSFEMADHVWNAIDSHIYGFTLQELNFPIEASDYSDVAADYLSQIPSDRYPYMNQLTHQVIQGDYDGLHNFEFGLDLILDGLDRLPK; encoded by the coding sequence ATGGTGGAGAAAACCAGTTCGGGAAAGTTAGAGCGTCTTCCCCTGAGTCGAGAGCGAATATTGCAGACGGCGCTCCGTTTAGCCGATGAAGGCGGACTGGAGTCGCTCTCTATGCGAAAGCTGGCGAAGGCCCTAGGTGTTAAGGCCATGTCGTTGTACAACCACATTACAAACAGAGATGATCTGATCGATGGCATCGTCGATAGCGTGGTGAGTGAAATAGAGGTGCCCAACCCTGGCGCTGATTGGAAGATGGCCATGCGTCAGCGAGCCATTTCTGCCCATGAGGTGCTGCTGCGCCATCCCTGGGCCACAATGCCGCTGGTGTCGCGGATCAATGTAGGGCCAGCCATGCTGCGCTACGTGGACTCAACGCTAGGGTGCCTAAAAGAAGCAGGCTTTTCGTTTGAAATGGCCGACCATGTCTGGAATGCTATCGATAGCCATATCTACGGATTTACGCTTCAGGAGCTAAACTTTCCCATCGAAGCGTCGGACTATTCAGACGTTGCCGCAGATTACCTCTCGCAGATCCCTAGCGATCGATATCCTTATATGAATCAGCTGACGCACCAGGTGATTCAGGGCGACTATGATGGCCTGCATAACTTTGAGTTTGGTCTAGACCTCATTCTCGATGGCCTAGACCGGCTACCAAAATGA
- a CDS encoding cation:proton antiporter codes for MANWMSGLIGSDLITGIQSSDICLRPLTSPWLAEVSETEIEPLVLASVLLSLIVVYLAAKLGGELCARINLPAVLGELVGGVIVGVSALHLIVFPEGGGEVQSLLMNLVGMTTGLEPEGLLQVFRGESEVISILAELGVIILLFEIGLESDLKELIRVGPQAAVVAIVGVVAPFAAGTAGLIVLFGIDTIPAVFAGAALTATSIGITAKVLAEMQKLSSKEGQIIIGAAVLDDVLGIIVLAVVASLAKTGEIEILNVVYLIAGAATFLVGSILIGRLLSPYFVMVVNQMRTRGQVLISSLIFAFVLAYIAAAIQLEAILGAFAAGLILAETSKHKELEEQISPIADMLVPIFFITVGARTDLSVLNPLEPANRAGLVIASFLVVVAVVGKVIAGFAIFGQPGINRLAVGVGMIPRGEVGLVFAGVGAASGVLTESLDAAIIVMVIFTTFMAPPLLRLVFKEDDGTIAPMEPAPELETADEVGP; via the coding sequence ATGGCAAATTGGATGAGTGGCCTCATCGGCAGCGACCTGATTACCGGTATTCAAAGCAGTGATATATGTCTCAGGCCTCTGACTAGCCCCTGGCTAGCAGAGGTGTCAGAGACCGAGATCGAACCCCTAGTGCTAGCCAGCGTGCTGCTCAGCCTAATTGTGGTTTATCTTGCTGCCAAACTTGGTGGCGAGTTGTGCGCTCGCATTAACCTGCCCGCTGTCCTCGGTGAACTTGTAGGCGGCGTCATCGTCGGCGTGTCGGCCCTGCATCTGATTGTCTTCCCCGAGGGCGGCGGCGAGGTGCAGTCTCTGCTGATGAACCTAGTCGGCATGACCACCGGCTTAGAACCCGAGGGCCTGCTCCAGGTATTTCGGGGCGAAAGCGAGGTGATCTCCATCCTGGCCGAGTTGGGGGTAATCATTCTGCTCTTTGAAATTGGCCTTGAATCTGACCTGAAGGAATTGATTCGAGTTGGCCCTCAGGCGGCGGTGGTGGCGATCGTAGGCGTGGTTGCCCCCTTCGCTGCGGGCACCGCTGGGTTAATTGTGCTGTTTGGGATTGACACCATTCCTGCCGTCTTTGCCGGAGCCGCTCTGACCGCTACCAGCATTGGTATTACCGCCAAGGTGCTGGCCGAAATGCAAAAGCTCAGCTCCAAGGAAGGGCAGATCATCATTGGGGCCGCCGTGCTGGACGACGTGCTGGGCATTATTGTGCTGGCGGTAGTGGCTAGCCTGGCCAAAACTGGTGAGATTGAAATTCTCAACGTCGTCTACTTAATTGCTGGAGCCGCCACATTTTTAGTCGGGTCAATTCTCATTGGTCGATTGCTCAGCCCCTACTTCGTCATGGTGGTCAACCAGATGCGCACCCGAGGCCAGGTGCTGATTAGCTCATTAATTTTTGCCTTTGTGTTGGCCTATATCGCTGCTGCAATCCAGCTTGAGGCCATTTTGGGTGCCTTTGCCGCCGGGTTGATCTTGGCCGAAACCTCTAAACACAAAGAGCTAGAGGAGCAAATTAGCCCAATCGCCGACATGCTGGTGCCCATTTTCTTCATCACCGTAGGGGCTCGTACCGACTTGAGCGTGCTCAACCCGCTAGAGCCTGCCAATCGAGCTGGGCTAGTGATTGCCTCGTTCTTGGTGGTGGTGGCCGTGGTCGGCAAGGTGATTGCAGGCTTTGCAATCTTTGGCCAACCCGGCATCAACCGCCTAGCGGTTGGCGTGGGCATGATTCCCCGAGGCGAAGTGGGCCTGGTATTTGCCGGAGTCGGAGCCGCCAGTGGTGTGCTGACCGAGTCGCTCGATGCAGCCATTATTGTGATGGTGATCTTCACCACGTTTATGGCTCCCCCTTTGCTGCGGCTTGTGTTCAAGGAAGACGATGGCACCATTGCGCCGATGGAGCCCGCCCCCGAACTAGAAACTGCCGACGAGGTCGGCCCTTAG